A genomic segment from Roseibium algicola encodes:
- a CDS encoding TspO/MBR family protein, whose translation MKSDNPISPSFPKDLPSLVLFLAVVLGVGITIGVLNTPGAWYEGLQKPPFNPPNWVFAPAWTILYILIAIAGWRTFLRAPDSRVMKIWYGQMVLNWIWSPLFFTLHFMWTAFAVIAAMLYLILNFIGGSWQTDRLSAQLFIPYALWTCFAGVLNLSLALLN comes from the coding sequence ATGAAATCAGATAACCCAATTTCGCCTTCGTTCCCGAAAGACCTGCCCTCGCTCGTCTTGTTTCTGGCAGTTGTTTTGGGTGTCGGCATCACGATCGGCGTTTTGAACACCCCTGGTGCCTGGTACGAGGGCTTGCAGAAGCCGCCGTTCAATCCACCCAACTGGGTGTTCGCGCCTGCCTGGACCATTCTTTACATTCTGATAGCGATTGCCGGCTGGCGGACATTCCTTCGGGCACCCGATAGCCGCGTGATGAAAATCTGGTACGGGCAGATGGTTCTCAACTGGATCTGGTCGCCACTCTTCTTCACGCTCCACTTCATGTGGACGGCTTTTGCCGTGATCGCGGCGATGCTCTACCTGATCCTGAACTTTATCGGTGGAAGCTGGCAAACCGATCGTTTGTCCGCGCAGCTGTTCATTCCCTATGCGCTCTGGACCTGCTTTGCTGGAGTATTGAACCTGTCGCTGGCTCTCTTGAACTGA
- the hemB gene encoding porphobilinogen synthase, with product MDTLLAGTRMRRNRQSDWSRRLVRENNLTVDDLIWPIFLVDGENIRQSVPSMPDVVRLSVDEAVRDAEKAAKLNIPALALFPYTDPGLRDETGSEALNPENLTCRALRAIKAEGLNLGLMTDVALDPYTSHGHDGLMEGETILNDETVDQLCRQALVQAEAGSDVIAPSDMMDGRIGAIRQALDSQGHRGTQIMAYSAKYASAFYGPFRDAVGSSGTLVGDKRTYQMDPANTDEALREAELDIAEGADMVMVKPGMPYLDIVRRIKDEFQVPTYAYQVSGEYAMIKAAAGNGWLDGDKAMLESLLAFKRAGADGILTYFAPKVAEMLAAGK from the coding sequence ATGGACACACTGCTGGCCGGCACGCGCATGCGCCGCAACCGCCAGAGCGACTGGTCGCGCCGCCTGGTGCGCGAAAACAATCTCACGGTCGATGACCTGATCTGGCCGATTTTTCTGGTGGACGGCGAGAATATCCGTCAGTCCGTTCCTTCCATGCCGGATGTTGTGCGCCTGTCCGTGGATGAAGCCGTCCGCGACGCCGAGAAGGCGGCGAAGTTGAACATTCCGGCACTGGCACTGTTTCCCTACACCGATCCCGGTCTTCGCGATGAAACAGGTTCCGAGGCTCTCAATCCTGAAAACCTGACCTGTCGCGCCTTGCGCGCCATCAAGGCGGAGGGCCTGAACCTGGGCCTGATGACGGACGTCGCCCTTGATCCCTACACCAGCCACGGTCATGACGGATTGATGGAAGGCGAGACGATCCTGAACGACGAAACCGTAGATCAGCTCTGCCGGCAGGCCCTGGTGCAGGCGGAAGCCGGATCAGACGTGATCGCCCCGTCCGACATGATGGACGGACGTATCGGCGCCATTCGACAGGCACTCGATTCTCAAGGTCATCGCGGAACCCAGATCATGGCCTATTCGGCGAAATACGCCTCCGCCTTCTATGGTCCGTTCCGGGACGCCGTCGGCTCATCGGGGACCCTGGTTGGCGACAAGCGCACTTACCAGATGGATCCGGCCAATACGGACGAAGCCCTGCGGGAAGCCGAACTGGACATTGCTGAAGGCGCCGACATGGTGATGGTCAAGCCGGGCATGCCCTACCTCGACATTGTCCGGCGGATTAAGGACGAGTTCCAGGTTCCGACCTACGCGTATCAGGTGTCAGGCGAATACGCGATGATCAAGGCCGCGGCCGGAAACGGCTGGCTGGACGGTGACAAGGCGATGCTGGAAAGTCTGCTCGCCTTCAAGCGCGCCGGCGCCGACGGCATCCTGACCTATTTCGCACCGAAGGTGGCCGAAATGCTGGCAGCCGGGAAATGA
- a CDS encoding RDD family protein, translated as MSAETTSDYARQDVFDPVSNPELFSGVRSRRIFAFFIDLIVITLFTFGAGIVVFFLGVFTLGLGFLLYGILPTAVALLYVAFTLGGPQASTLGMRAMGLEMRLWYGAKPYPLLAAVHVILFWFSVSLLTPLVLLVSLFSDRKRLLHDLVLGTVVINSASHQGYVRGQA; from the coding sequence ATGTCAGCTGAAACCACCTCCGATTATGCCCGTCAGGACGTTTTCGATCCTGTGAGCAATCCGGAGCTGTTTTCCGGCGTGCGCAGCCGGCGCATCTTTGCCTTCTTCATCGATCTGATCGTGATCACGTTGTTCACCTTCGGTGCCGGTATCGTGGTGTTTTTCCTGGGTGTCTTTACGCTGGGTCTCGGCTTCCTGCTTTACGGCATCCTGCCGACGGCGGTTGCGCTGCTCTATGTCGCCTTCACCCTTGGCGGACCGCAGGCGTCAACCCTGGGCATGCGTGCGATGGGACTGGAAATGCGCCTCTGGTATGGCGCAAAGCCCTACCCGCTTCTGGCAGCCGTCCATGTCATCCTGTTCTGGTTTTCGGTCTCTTTGCTGACGCCGCTTGTTTTGCTCGTGTCACTGTTTTCCGACCGTAAACGCCTGCTGCACGACCTCGTACTGGGAACGGTAGTGATCAACTCGGCCTCCCATCAAGGCTATGTGCGCGGCCAGGCGTAA
- a CDS encoding threonine ammonia-lyase yields MTSAGATTADNVTFDKVQEAAALLKGAVIETPCLPAPRLSQLTGADVFVKYENMQVTGAFKERGALVKLSSLTADEKKRGVIAVSAGNHAQGVAYHAGRLGIPATIVMPVLTPFVKISATRNHGAEVILAGNTLAEAKEEADRLAEQNNLVWVHPYDDAHVIHGQGTIGIEMLAQQPDLDVLVVPIGGGGLIAGIATAAKALKPSVEVIGVETTLYPGMWGAFYGKDVRCEGATIAEGIAVRDIGVLTTEVVKKVVDDILLVSESSIERAINAYLTLQRTIAEGAGAAGLAALLTEPERFAGKRVGLVLCGGNIDPRLLSKIVVRELARDGKLVSIRIDTPDRPGVLGEIATVIGDMQGNVVDVEHHRLFLNVPAKGATLDVTFEAFDRPHGERIVAALRERAFVVRYLEIGERMD; encoded by the coding sequence ATGACCTCCGCCGGGGCCACCACCGCTGACAACGTCACATTCGACAAGGTTCAGGAAGCGGCTGCACTTTTGAAGGGCGCCGTAATCGAGACCCCGTGCCTGCCCGCTCCGCGGCTTTCGCAGCTCACAGGGGCGGATGTCTTTGTAAAATACGAAAACATGCAGGTCACCGGCGCCTTCAAGGAACGTGGCGCACTGGTGAAGCTCTCCAGCCTGACGGCGGATGAAAAGAAGCGCGGCGTGATTGCGGTTTCGGCCGGCAACCATGCCCAGGGCGTTGCCTATCATGCCGGACGGCTTGGCATACCGGCAACCATCGTCATGCCGGTTCTGACGCCATTCGTGAAGATCTCCGCGACCCGCAACCATGGTGCAGAGGTGATCCTGGCGGGAAACACGCTGGCCGAGGCGAAGGAAGAAGCCGACAGGCTGGCCGAACAGAACAATCTCGTCTGGGTGCATCCCTATGACGATGCCCATGTCATTCACGGTCAGGGTACCATCGGCATCGAGATGCTGGCTCAGCAGCCGGATCTCGATGTGCTCGTCGTGCCGATCGGCGGCGGTGGCCTTATCGCCGGCATCGCCACGGCGGCAAAGGCTCTCAAGCCTTCCGTCGAAGTGATTGGCGTTGAAACGACGCTTTACCCCGGCATGTGGGGCGCCTTCTATGGCAAGGACGTGCGCTGCGAAGGCGCGACCATCGCAGAAGGTATCGCTGTGCGCGACATCGGCGTCCTGACGACCGAAGTCGTCAAAAAGGTCGTCGATGACATCCTGCTTGTTTCGGAAAGCAGCATCGAGCGGGCGATAAACGCCTATCTGACCTTGCAACGGACCATTGCGGAAGGCGCAGGCGCTGCCGGTCTCGCGGCCTTGCTGACCGAACCTGAGCGATTTGCCGGCAAGAGGGTTGGCCTGGTTCTTTGCGGTGGCAATATCGATCCGAGACTGCTCTCCAAGATCGTGGTCCGCGAACTTGCACGCGATGGCAAACTGGTCTCGATCCGGATCGACACGCCTGACCGCCCCGGCGTTCTGGGTGAAATCGCAACCGTGATCGGTGACATGCAGGGCAACGTGGTCGACGTCGAACACCATCGCCTGTTCCTCAATGTTCCCGCAAAAGGCGCAACGCTGGACGTCACCTTCGAGGCCTTTGACCGCCCGCATGGCGAGCGTATCGTCGCCGCTCTGCGCGAACGTGCCTTCGTGGTGCGTTACCTGGAAATCGGCGAGCGGATGGACTGA
- a CDS encoding SLC13 family permease produces the protein MDSVDIAMALTFVVIASTVVLYAVERYAIETIALGSVSAFIVIFSVFPVERPDGSLITTGDFLSGFSNPALITVICLLIIGQGLFQTDALEAPAKAIVKMTRGRSLRAAIPVLLTVAALSAFLNNTPVVVMFLPILTAVAATVGQSPARVLMPLSFLAILGGMTTLIGSSTNLLVANFAAQSSDLKLTFFSFTPIGLIIAGVGSIYVLFIMPKLLPVRKTMAEEFQSSSGKQFIAQIEITYGHPLVGVESVSGMFPQLKDMTVRLVQRGQKPILPPFENVVLSPGDTVIVAATRAALANALARRQPLMEADSDTSNSGREAQAPAGTISLAEVVVAPASRLMGRTLPQSGFYTDTGCLVMGIQRRSRMPRMAMNDIRLEAGDVLLVAGSEEAIARLRGNRDVLLLDWSMAEVPRKRYAPRALVIFALVVALAASGLIPIVTTAVAGTFAMIVSGCLNIRQAMRAIDSRIFMLVGASLAAAVALEGTGGANAIATGLVHLLAGASPTVMLSALFFIVMILTNFLSNNAAAVLFTPIAINLANQIGASPEAFVVCLIIAANSSFATPIGYQTNLIVMGPGHYKFNDFVRAGTPLALILWLTFSLVAPWYYGL, from the coding sequence ATGGACTCAGTTGATATTGCAATGGCGCTGACCTTCGTGGTGATCGCGTCCACTGTCGTCCTGTACGCCGTCGAGCGGTACGCGATTGAAACAATAGCTCTCGGGTCCGTTTCCGCCTTCATTGTCATCTTTTCGGTTTTTCCGGTCGAGAGGCCGGACGGTTCGCTTATCACCACCGGCGACTTCCTGTCCGGCTTCTCAAATCCGGCGCTGATAACAGTCATCTGCCTCCTGATCATTGGTCAGGGACTGTTCCAGACCGATGCGCTGGAAGCACCGGCAAAGGCGATCGTCAAGATGACGCGCGGCCGGTCGCTGCGGGCTGCGATCCCTGTTCTCCTGACTGTCGCGGCGCTCAGCGCATTCTTGAACAACACCCCTGTTGTGGTGATGTTTCTGCCGATCCTGACAGCTGTTGCCGCCACGGTCGGCCAGTCGCCGGCCCGTGTTCTGATGCCCCTGTCTTTCCTCGCGATCCTTGGCGGCATGACGACGTTGATCGGCTCGTCAACCAACCTGCTGGTAGCAAATTTCGCGGCGCAAAGTTCCGATCTCAAACTGACCTTTTTCAGCTTCACCCCAATCGGACTGATCATCGCCGGTGTCGGCTCGATCTATGTGCTGTTCATCATGCCGAAGCTGCTTCCGGTGCGCAAAACCATGGCGGAAGAGTTCCAGAGTTCCTCCGGCAAGCAGTTCATCGCCCAGATCGAAATCACCTATGGTCATCCGCTGGTGGGCGTGGAATCCGTATCCGGCATGTTCCCGCAATTGAAGGACATGACGGTAAGACTGGTTCAACGAGGCCAGAAGCCAATCCTGCCCCCGTTTGAAAACGTGGTGCTCTCTCCCGGCGATACGGTGATCGTGGCGGCAACGCGTGCAGCCCTTGCCAATGCTCTGGCTCGCCGGCAGCCACTGATGGAAGCTGATTCAGATACCAGCAACTCCGGCCGCGAGGCTCAGGCACCTGCTGGTACGATCAGCCTGGCGGAAGTGGTGGTGGCCCCTGCGTCCCGCCTGATGGGACGCACCTTGCCCCAGTCGGGCTTTTACACCGACACCGGCTGTCTTGTGATGGGCATCCAGCGCCGCAGCCGCATGCCGCGCATGGCGATGAACGACATTCGCCTGGAAGCGGGTGACGTGCTCCTTGTGGCCGGCAGCGAAGAGGCGATCGCGCGCCTGCGCGGTAATCGCGACGTGCTGCTGCTGGACTGGTCAATGGCCGAAGTGCCGCGCAAACGCTACGCACCACGGGCGCTTGTCATCTTCGCTCTTGTTGTCGCGCTGGCTGCCAGCGGTCTTATTCCCATTGTCACCACCGCCGTGGCCGGGACCTTCGCCATGATTGTGTCGGGATGTCTCAACATCCGCCAGGCCATGCGCGCCATCGACAGCCGCATCTTCATGCTGGTGGGCGCCTCGCTTGCGGCTGCCGTTGCACTGGAGGGAACCGGCGGTGCGAATGCGATTGCCACCGGACTGGTTCATTTGCTCGCCGGGGCTTCACCGACCGTGATGCTGTCGGCCCTGTTCTTCATCGTGATGATCCTGACGAACTTCCTGTCGAACAACGCGGCGGCTGTCCTGTTCACACCGATTGCGATCAATCTGGCAAATCAGATCGGTGCGAGCCCCGAAGCCTTCGTCGTCTGCCTGATTATCGCGGCCAACTCGTCGTTTGCGACGCCGATCGGCTATCAGACCAACCTGATCGTGATGGGTCCGGGTCACTACAAGTTCAACGACTTTGTGCGGGCTGGCACACCGCTTGCGCTCATTTTATGGTTGACCTTCTCTCTGGTCGCGCCATGGTATTACGGACTATAG
- a CDS encoding isobutyryl-CoA dehydrogenase has translation MDFSLNEDQRAFQDMAASFSRDELAPFAKEWDEESHFPIPTLRKAAELGFGGIYVKEDVGGSALTRLDATLIFEELSKGCTSTAAYISIHNMVAWIIDTYGSEDLRQKYLPRLCTMDLLTSYCLTEPGSGSDAASLRTSAKDDGDHYVLNGSKAFISGGGVSDLYAVMVRTGGEGPSGVSCILVEKGTPGLSFGANEVKLGWKSQPTAQVNFQDCRVPKSNLIGSEGQGFKIAMAALDGGRLNIGACSMGAAQACLDHALAYVQERKQFGRPIADFQALQFRLADMATELEAARLLLHKAASAVDAKSHDATKLAAMAKRLATDTGFKVVNEALQLHGGYGYLRDYPIERYFRDVRVHQILEGTNEIMRLIIARQLLKD, from the coding sequence GTGGACTTTTCACTGAACGAAGATCAGCGCGCCTTTCAGGACATGGCGGCAAGTTTCTCGCGGGATGAACTGGCGCCATTTGCCAAGGAATGGGACGAGGAAAGCCACTTCCCGATTCCCACCCTGCGCAAGGCAGCCGAGCTTGGGTTCGGTGGCATCTACGTGAAGGAAGATGTCGGTGGTTCCGCGCTCACCCGGCTGGATGCAACGCTGATCTTCGAGGAACTGTCCAAGGGCTGTACGTCGACGGCGGCCTATATATCCATTCACAACATGGTCGCCTGGATCATCGATACATATGGCTCGGAGGACCTACGCCAGAAGTATCTGCCCAGGCTCTGCACCATGGACCTGCTCACCAGCTACTGTCTCACCGAACCGGGCTCGGGTTCTGATGCAGCGAGCCTGCGTACCAGCGCCAAGGATGATGGTGACCATTATGTCCTCAACGGCTCCAAGGCATTCATCTCCGGCGGCGGCGTAAGCGATCTGTATGCGGTAATGGTCCGCACAGGTGGTGAGGGACCTTCCGGCGTTTCCTGTATCCTGGTCGAAAAAGGGACTCCTGGTCTCAGCTTCGGTGCCAACGAGGTGAAGCTCGGCTGGAAGAGCCAGCCGACGGCCCAGGTCAATTTTCAGGATTGCCGGGTGCCGAAGTCGAATCTGATCGGATCGGAAGGGCAGGGCTTCAAGATCGCGATGGCGGCGCTCGATGGCGGTCGGCTTAACATCGGCGCCTGCTCGATGGGGGCTGCACAGGCCTGTCTCGATCATGCCCTGGCCTATGTGCAGGAACGCAAGCAGTTTGGTCGACCGATTGCCGACTTCCAGGCACTTCAGTTCCGCCTGGCGGATATGGCAACCGAATTGGAAGCAGCCCGGCTGCTCTTGCACAAGGCCGCTTCGGCGGTGGATGCGAAATCGCATGACGCCACCAAGCTTGCGGCCATGGCCAAGCGGCTTGCTACCGACACCGGCTTCAAGGTGGTCAACGAAGCACTGCAGCTTCACGGCGGCTACGGCTATCTGCGCGACTATCCTATCGAGCGTTATTTCCGCGATGTGCGGGTGCATCAGATCCTGGAAGGCACCAACGAGATCATGCGGCTGATCATTGCGCGGCAGCTGCTAAAGGACTGA
- a CDS encoding arginyltransferase produces the protein MTRHPTDHPQFYLTAPAPCPYLEGKQERKVFTHLVGHGAPALNEVLTQGGFRRSQNIAYRPACERCQACISVRVRVDDFKWSKSFKRVWKSGSDIVGARLPPSPSAEQYDLFRDYLQARHENGGMTEMSVLDYAMMVEDTHVETIVLEYRQRGPNSFITGAGEGPLLGVALSDQLSDGLSMVYSFYDPDYTKTPLGTYMILDHIERARKMNLPYVYLGYWVNGSQKMAYKARFKPQEHLGPNGWLVVDAEAYQTEPHSEE, from the coding sequence GTGACACGGCACCCCACAGATCATCCGCAGTTCTACCTTACGGCGCCAGCGCCTTGCCCTTATCTTGAGGGAAAACAAGAGCGCAAGGTCTTTACCCATCTTGTCGGCCATGGCGCTCCCGCTCTCAACGAGGTGCTGACGCAGGGCGGTTTCCGGCGCAGTCAGAATATCGCCTACCGCCCGGCCTGCGAACGGTGCCAGGCCTGCATCTCGGTTCGCGTCCGCGTCGACGATTTCAAGTGGAGCAAGTCGTTCAAGCGGGTCTGGAAATCCGGATCAGACATCGTCGGCGCCCGTCTGCCGCCCAGCCCGTCTGCCGAACAATACGATCTCTTCCGCGATTATCTTCAGGCCCGACACGAGAACGGCGGCATGACGGAAATGAGTGTCCTCGACTACGCAATGATGGTCGAAGACACACATGTCGAAACGATTGTCCTGGAGTATCGCCAACGCGGTCCGAACAGCTTCATCACCGGAGCCGGCGAAGGCCCGTTGTTGGGCGTTGCCCTTTCCGACCAGCTCTCGGACGGGCTGTCGATGGTTTATTCCTTCTACGACCCCGACTACACCAAGACCCCGCTCGGCACCTACATGATCCTGGATCACATAGAGCGGGCCCGGAAAATGAATCTGCCCTACGTTTATCTTGGCTATTGGGTCAACGGCTCCCAGAAGATGGCCTACAAGGCCCGCTTCAAACCGCAGGAACATCTTGGCCCCAACGGCTGGCTCGTTGTCGACGCTGAGGCCTATCAAACGGAACCGCACTCGGAGGAATGA
- a CDS encoding uracil-DNA glycosylase: MSDYIADHGPVDPPSDCPACPRLVALREELKAAYPDWHNAPVPSFGADAPRLLIIGLAPGMKGANCTGRPFTGDYAGDLLYQTMIEFGFAEGTYKARPDDGLQLKDAMITNAVRCLPPQNKPTGAEIKTCRPYLLSTLDANPSIKAVLALGRIAHETFLSALDQRRASFAFAHGARHELPGTGLTLFDSYHCSRYNTNTGRLTEEMFHSVFRQIRSFIP, from the coding sequence ATGTCCGATTATATCGCAGACCATGGGCCAGTCGATCCCCCATCAGATTGTCCGGCCTGTCCCCGCCTTGTTGCCCTGCGTGAAGAGCTGAAAGCTGCCTATCCCGACTGGCACAACGCGCCGGTTCCGTCATTCGGAGCCGACGCGCCGCGTCTTCTGATCATCGGCCTGGCCCCGGGCATGAAAGGGGCCAACTGCACGGGCCGCCCCTTTACAGGGGACTATGCGGGAGATCTCCTCTACCAGACCATGATCGAATTCGGTTTTGCCGAAGGGACCTATAAGGCCCGGCCGGACGACGGTCTGCAGTTGAAGGATGCGATGATCACCAACGCGGTGCGCTGCCTGCCGCCGCAGAACAAGCCAACCGGCGCGGAAATCAAGACCTGCCGCCCGTATCTTTTGTCGACGCTGGATGCCAATCCGTCGATCAAGGCTGTGCTTGCTCTCGGCCGGATCGCGCATGAGACATTTCTGTCGGCCCTGGATCAGCGTCGGGCATCTTTCGCCTTTGCCCACGGCGCAAGGCATGAGCTTCCCGGAACTGGACTGACGCTTTTCGACAGTTATCACTGCTCTCGCTACAACACCAACACAGGCCGCCTCACCGAGGAAATGTTCCACTCGGTCTTCAGGCAGATCCGCTCGTTTATTCCTTAG
- the rpoZ gene encoding DNA-directed RNA polymerase subunit omega produces the protein MARVTVEDCIDKVENRFELVLLAAHRARMISSGSPLTIDRDNDKNPVVALREIAEQTVSPEDMKEDLIHSLQKYVEVDEPEAEAVPMVPSSNQHQMTQVNNVDDSAVEFDRMSEEDLLRGLEGLVPPERTDDV, from the coding sequence ATGGCGCGCGTGACCGTCGAGGACTGCATCGACAAGGTCGAAAACCGGTTTGAGCTGGTGCTGCTTGCTGCGCATCGCGCTCGCATGATCTCGAGCGGCTCGCCGCTGACCATTGACCGTGACAACGACAAAAACCCCGTTGTTGCGCTTCGCGAGATTGCCGAGCAGACCGTCAGCCCGGAAGACATGAAAGAGGACCTGATCCACTCGCTGCAGAAATATGTGGAAGTGGATGAGCCCGAGGCCGAAGCCGTGCCGATGGTTCCGTCCTCGAACCAGCATCAGATGACGCAGGTCAACAACGTTGACGACAGCGCGGTCGAATTCGACCGCATGTCGGAAGAAGACCTTCTGCGCGGCCTCGAAGGCCTCGTTCCGCCGGAGCGGACCGACGACGTCTGA
- a CDS encoding LabA-like NYN domain-containing protein yields the protein MFDAREKVALFIDGANLYSTAKAIGFDIDYKRLLKEFQGQAYLLRAYYYTALIEDQEYSSIRPLIDWLDYNGYKVITKPVKEFVDSAGRRKVKGNMDIELAVDAMELVESVDHVVLFSGDGDFRSLVEALQRKGRKVSVVSTLKTQPPMIADDLRRQADHFIDLASLANKIGRDPSERPARPQTPAQVDEDDEDDDY from the coding sequence ATGTTTGACGCTCGAGAAAAAGTTGCTTTGTTCATTGATGGAGCGAACTTGTACTCAACGGCCAAGGCAATTGGTTTTGACATCGACTACAAACGTTTGCTGAAAGAGTTCCAGGGACAGGCGTATCTCCTGCGGGCGTACTATTACACCGCGCTGATCGAAGATCAGGAGTATTCCTCCATCCGTCCGCTGATCGATTGGCTTGACTATAACGGCTACAAGGTCATCACCAAACCGGTGAAGGAATTTGTCGACAGTGCCGGCCGCCGCAAGGTGAAAGGCAACATGGACATTGAACTTGCCGTCGATGCCATGGAACTGGTCGAGTCCGTTGATCACGTGGTGCTGTTCTCGGGCGACGGCGATTTCCGCTCCCTGGTTGAGGCGCTGCAGCGCAAGGGCCGCAAGGTGAGCGTGGTTTCGACCTTGAAGACCCAGCCGCCGATGATCGCTGACGACCTGCGTCGCCAAGCCGACCATTTCATCGATCTGGCCAGCCTTGCCAACAAGATCGGCCGCGATCCGTCCGAACGTCCTGCCCGTCCGCAGACCCCCGCGCAAGTCGATGAAGACGACGAGGACGACGACTACTGA